Proteins from one Anaerosoma tenue genomic window:
- a CDS encoding GltB/FmdC/FwdC-like GXGXG domain-containing protein — translation MVKAATSVPPAGVIEGYRQVAPLVDRDGDVAVVDSTGVYFQQLNDAVRRLIDAGVRDVRITGVNGQRYIGAGLRAPGVRISVEGTAGNDLAMFANGVSIEVNGNAQDGVGNTMSGGTVVVRGDAGDVLGYGMRGGKVFVRGDVGYRVGIHMKAYEKNVPVLVCGGKARDFFGEYMAGGMLVLLGMNARDGSQPIAGSFLGAGMHGGVIYVRGRVEPWQCGAEVGVVEVGEEHMAELRPVIQEYATAMGMDADEILSAPFVRISPMSHRPYAKLYASM, via the coding sequence ATGGTGAAAGCAGCAACGAGTGTCCCGCCTGCCGGCGTGATCGAAGGGTACAGGCAGGTCGCACCCCTGGTCGACCGTGACGGTGATGTAGCTGTCGTTGACAGCACGGGCGTGTACTTCCAGCAACTCAACGATGCCGTCAGGCGTCTGATCGACGCAGGCGTGCGCGACGTGCGGATCACCGGGGTGAACGGTCAGCGCTACATCGGCGCCGGGCTCCGGGCGCCGGGTGTGCGCATCAGCGTGGAAGGCACCGCCGGCAACGACCTGGCCATGTTCGCGAACGGCGTCTCTATCGAGGTCAACGGCAACGCCCAGGACGGGGTGGGCAACACCATGAGCGGCGGCACGGTCGTCGTGCGCGGCGACGCTGGCGATGTGCTCGGCTATGGCATGCGTGGCGGCAAGGTCTTCGTCCGCGGAGACGTGGGCTACCGCGTGGGCATCCACATGAAGGCGTACGAGAAGAACGTGCCGGTGCTCGTGTGCGGCGGCAAGGCGCGCGACTTCTTCGGTGAGTACATGGCGGGCGGCATGCTCGTGCTTCTCGGCATGAACGCCCGTGACGGATCGCAGCCGATCGCGGGCTCCTTCCTTGGCGCAGGCATGCACGGGGGCGTCATCTACGTGCGCGGGCGCGTGGAGCCATGGCAGTGCGGAGCCGAGGTGGGGGTCGTCGAGGTCGGCGAGGAGCACATGGCCGAACTGCGCCCGGTGATCCAGGAGTATGCCACGGCGATGGGGATGGACGCCGACGAGATCCTCTCGGCCCCGTTCGTGCGGATCAGCCCGATGAGCCACCGTCCGTACGCCAAGCTCTACGCATCGATGTGA
- a CDS encoding glutamate synthase-related protein, translated as MQQTFVQPEFRVKIDYDKCHKCGRCVQQCGWGVYEFNERPIPHDEKCRACHRCVTYCPAHCITIEKNTLAFRDNDNWSVDARTSVWRQAETGGVLLTSMGNPKPYERIFDKLVLDACQVTNPSIDPLREPMELRTYLGRKPDAVSVVPDPEGGFMLADDGGVSRNIRLDVPIIFAPMSYGSVSLNVHKSIAMAAQRLGTMMNTGEGGMHEDLFPYQDNIILQVASGRFGLDPDVLDRAAALEIKIGQGAKPGIGGHLPGEKIDRDVSATRMVPQGSDAISPAPHHDIYSIEDLRQLIYALKEATGYKPVGVKIAAVHNVAAIASGIVRAGADYIYLDGFRGGTGAAPQVIRDHIGIPVEIALAVVDQRLRDEGIRNQASIIAAGSIRSSADAAKAIALGADAVAIGTATLLALGCHLCQSCHTGKCSWGITTQKPELTRRIDPDWGAERLTNLVHAWSHELQEILGALGVNAVESLRGSRERLRAIGLDEQTCRVLGVKPAGL; from the coding sequence ATGCAGCAGACGTTCGTGCAGCCCGAGTTCCGGGTCAAGATCGACTACGACAAGTGCCACAAGTGTGGGCGCTGCGTACAGCAGTGCGGCTGGGGCGTGTACGAGTTCAACGAGCGCCCGATCCCGCATGACGAGAAGTGCCGCGCATGCCATCGCTGCGTGACGTACTGCCCGGCGCACTGCATCACGATCGAGAAGAACACGCTCGCGTTCCGTGACAACGACAACTGGTCGGTGGATGCGCGCACGTCGGTGTGGCGGCAGGCGGAGACGGGCGGTGTGCTGCTCACGTCGATGGGCAACCCGAAGCCGTACGAGCGGATCTTCGACAAGCTCGTGCTCGATGCGTGCCAGGTGACCAACCCGTCCATCGACCCGCTCCGCGAGCCGATGGAGCTGCGCACGTACCTCGGGCGCAAACCCGACGCCGTGTCGGTGGTGCCCGACCCCGAAGGCGGGTTCATGCTCGCCGACGACGGAGGCGTGTCCCGTAACATCAGGCTCGACGTTCCCATCATCTTCGCCCCGATGAGTTACGGGTCGGTGTCGCTGAACGTGCACAAGTCGATAGCGATGGCCGCTCAGCGCCTCGGCACCATGATGAACACGGGCGAAGGGGGCATGCACGAGGACCTCTTCCCGTACCAGGACAACATCATCCTGCAGGTCGCCTCCGGACGCTTCGGTCTGGATCCCGACGTGCTCGATCGTGCCGCGGCCCTTGAGATCAAGATCGGCCAGGGGGCGAAGCCCGGCATCGGAGGACACCTCCCGGGTGAGAAGATCGACCGCGATGTGTCGGCCACGCGGATGGTGCCCCAGGGTTCAGACGCCATATCACCGGCTCCGCATCACGACATCTACTCGATCGAGGACCTGCGCCAGCTCATCTACGCGCTCAAGGAAGCCACGGGCTACAAGCCGGTGGGCGTGAAGATCGCCGCCGTGCATAACGTGGCCGCGATCGCGAGCGGCATCGTGCGGGCCGGGGCCGACTACATCTACCTCGACGGCTTCCGCGGCGGTACCGGTGCGGCCCCTCAGGTGATCCGGGACCACATCGGCATCCCGGTGGAGATCGCGCTGGCGGTGGTCGACCAGCGGCTGCGGGACGAAGGGATCCGCAACCAGGCGAGCATCATCGCCGCGGGTTCCATCCGATCCTCGGCCGATGCCGCCAAGGCGATCGCGCTGGGGGCGGATGCCGTGGCGATCGGCACCGCAACGCTGCTCGCGCTGGGCTGCCACCTCTGCCAGAGCTGCCACACGGGCAAGTGCTCGTGGGGCATCACCACGCAGAAGCCCGAGCTCACACGACGCATCGATCCCGACTGGGGCGCCGAGCGGCTCACGAACCTCGTGCACGCGTGGAGTCACGAGCTCCAGGAGATCCTCGGCGCGCTCGGCGTGAACGCCGTGGAAAGCCTGCGAGGCAGCCGCGAGCGTCTGCGCGCGATCGGTCTCGACGAGCAGACCTGCCGGGTCCTTGGCGTCAAGCCCGCCGGACTGTAG
- a CDS encoding class II glutamine amidotransferase, protein MAYDLGRYDGFSPDRYREESPYKIHGGCGLMGICDESGALMSGEEPIRAMAVQRDRGNGLGGGFAGYGIYPEFPDHFCFHMMYHDLRAKDEAEGLLRENFAIEVAEPMPTRPVKGITDAPLLWRYFLQPYPEVLEEREMTAEDYVVGVVMSINARVDGAFVASSGKNMGAFKGVGFPEEIGRYFRLEEYEGHTWVGHNRFPTNTPGWWGGAHPFTLLDWSIVHNGEISSYGINSRYLEQFGYTCSLGTDTEVAAYLFDLMLRRHKLPVELACKALAAPLWSDIDRMPDRDAAVMRSLRAVYGPGMLNGPFAIVLGFNGGMVALNDRIKLRPLVAARSGSRLMVASEESAIHTVLTAPDEVWAPKAGEPVIARVEGMEPPFHSQLHASPAEISCAVTAADACHELEEVAV, encoded by the coding sequence ATGGCGTACGATCTTGGTCGATACGACGGTTTCTCGCCCGACCGGTACAGGGAGGAATCCCCCTACAAGATCCACGGTGGCTGCGGCCTCATGGGCATCTGCGATGAGAGCGGAGCGCTCATGAGCGGCGAGGAGCCCATCAGGGCGATGGCCGTGCAGCGCGACCGTGGCAACGGGCTGGGCGGCGGGTTCGCCGGCTACGGGATCTATCCCGAGTTCCCCGACCACTTCTGTTTCCACATGATGTACCACGACCTTCGCGCGAAGGATGAGGCCGAGGGGCTGCTGAGGGAGAACTTCGCCATCGAGGTGGCCGAGCCGATGCCTACGCGACCGGTGAAGGGGATCACCGATGCCCCGCTGCTCTGGCGGTACTTCCTGCAGCCGTACCCTGAGGTGCTGGAGGAGCGGGAGATGACCGCCGAGGACTACGTCGTGGGCGTTGTGATGTCGATCAACGCACGCGTAGACGGTGCGTTCGTGGCTTCCTCGGGCAAGAACATGGGCGCGTTCAAGGGCGTGGGCTTCCCGGAGGAGATCGGGCGCTACTTCCGGCTGGAGGAGTACGAGGGCCACACGTGGGTAGGGCACAACCGGTTCCCCACCAACACCCCGGGCTGGTGGGGCGGGGCACATCCGTTCACCCTGCTGGACTGGTCGATCGTCCACAACGGTGAGATCTCCAGCTACGGCATCAACAGCCGCTACCTCGAGCAGTTCGGCTATACCTGCTCGCTCGGCACGGACACCGAGGTGGCAGCCTACCTCTTCGACCTGATGCTTCGCCGGCACAAGCTGCCGGTGGAGCTGGCGTGCAAGGCGCTCGCCGCGCCGCTGTGGTCGGATATCGATCGCATGCCCGACCGAGACGCTGCGGTCATGCGTTCGCTGCGGGCCGTCTACGGACCGGGGATGCTCAACGGTCCGTTCGCGATCGTGCTCGGTTTCAACGGGGGCATGGTGGCCCTCAACGACCGCATCAAGCTCCGGCCGCTCGTTGCGGCGCGGAGCGGCAGCCGTTTGATGGTCGCCTCGGAGGAGAGCGCGATCCACACGGTGCTGACGGCTCCCGACGAGGTGTGGGCGCCCAAAGCAGGCGAGCCGGTCATCGCCAGGGTCGAGGGGATGGAGCCGCCGTTCCACAGCCAGCTCCACGCTTCACCGGCCGAGATCTCATGCGCCGTCACGGCGGCCGATGCCTGTCACGAGCTCGAGGAAGTGGCGGTCTGA
- a CDS encoding heterodisulfide reductase-related iron-sulfur binding cluster — MREFAVFWGCTIPARFPFIEKATRVVFDDLGAMVHELAGHTCCPEGTLVKANDEDAFYTAAARNLAIVEKAGLGVVTPCNGCYSTFKEAASHLRAEWRDRDAINERLASEDLRYTGDLEIAHFAEWLADTVGAGALSTRVTRPLWGMRVAVHYGCHLLRPQPAVRWDDPLHPTKVEELVSALGAQVVDYTTKMQCCGGALDRVGEREGSLAFARRKLADVQNEGADALVVVCPSCFQQFDLNQAALQRANEDVHVPVFYLSELVALAMGHEPEELGLGMHRVSVDPFFDRWKARSEEKRRLAEHFDVGLLAKCDACQACKDDCPVCKVDPAFQPNEIIADLLAGRLDGVIAEGQLWKCIECYTCQEMCHSRIGMAGVFRQLKELALERGAGPEAVGAAYAEFLKTGALGKPRESARKKLGLDPLPAGGGDAVARLLSPTVGAADGTEKE; from the coding sequence ATGAGGGAGTTCGCGGTCTTCTGGGGGTGCACGATCCCGGCGAGGTTCCCGTTCATCGAGAAGGCGACCCGTGTGGTCTTTGACGACCTCGGCGCCATGGTGCACGAACTCGCGGGCCACACGTGTTGCCCCGAGGGTACGCTCGTGAAGGCGAACGACGAGGACGCCTTCTATACCGCCGCGGCCCGGAACCTGGCCATCGTCGAGAAGGCCGGTCTTGGCGTGGTGACGCCCTGCAACGGCTGCTACTCGACTTTCAAGGAGGCCGCGAGCCACCTCCGCGCCGAGTGGCGTGACCGCGACGCAATCAACGAGCGCCTTGCCTCGGAAGACCTCCGCTACACGGGCGATCTCGAGATCGCGCACTTCGCCGAGTGGCTCGCGGACACGGTGGGTGCAGGCGCGTTGAGCACGCGCGTGACACGGCCGCTGTGGGGCATGCGGGTCGCCGTACATTACGGCTGTCATCTGTTGCGTCCCCAGCCGGCCGTCCGGTGGGACGACCCGCTGCACCCTACGAAGGTGGAGGAGCTCGTCTCCGCTCTGGGCGCGCAGGTGGTGGACTACACCACCAAGATGCAGTGCTGCGGAGGCGCGCTCGACAGGGTGGGCGAGCGGGAGGGGTCGCTCGCGTTCGCTCGCAGGAAGCTTGCCGATGTGCAGAACGAAGGCGCCGACGCGCTCGTGGTGGTCTGCCCGAGCTGCTTCCAGCAGTTCGACCTCAACCAGGCTGCGCTCCAGAGGGCCAACGAAGACGTGCACGTGCCGGTCTTCTACCTTTCGGAGTTGGTGGCACTCGCGATGGGCCATGAGCCCGAAGAGCTCGGCCTCGGCATGCACCGTGTGTCGGTCGACCCGTTCTTCGATCGCTGGAAGGCTCGGTCGGAGGAGAAGCGGCGGCTTGCCGAGCACTTCGATGTGGGCCTGCTGGCCAAGTGCGACGCCTGCCAGGCGTGCAAGGACGACTGTCCCGTCTGCAAGGTCGACCCCGCCTTCCAGCCGAACGAGATCATCGCGGACCTCCTGGCCGGCCGCCTCGATGGCGTCATCGCTGAGGGCCAGCTCTGGAAGTGCATCGAGTGCTACACGTGCCAGGAGATGTGCCACAGCCGCATCGGTATGGCCGGAGTGTTCAGGCAGCTCAAGGAGCTTGCCCTAGAGCGCGGCGCGGGCCCCGAGGCGGTGGGTGCGGCGTATGCGGAGTTCCTCAAGACCGGCGCGCTGGGCAAGCCCAGGGAGTCGGCACGCAAGAAGCTCGGACTTGACCCGCTGCCGGCAGGTGGCGGGGACGCGGTCGCCCGACTGCTCTCACCCACGGTGGGCGCAGCGGACGGCACGGAGAAGGAGTGA
- a CDS encoding sensor histidine kinase yields MDTLAQMVEELSEDARVHVRNVAENLQLAADLGYGDVALLVPGSDGALVVIADARPMTAGSAIPTTRVGRVIDRDDEPEAYDTLTTGAPSCDVKRRTRRGIAFSSTAYPVGGDGRPYAILVRHLGQAVSEAPGKMEVAFMRLAQLLLERLQRGPIRDIDTEEPYATTRLAGDGVLEIDATGAVVYASPNAVNTMRLAGMESQLVGGPASALPGGALAVAPVIGTDGAREKTVNVQGRSLRYRTVALADRMLVLVEDVTDAVRREQELHVKEMAIREVHHRVKNNLQTIASLLRIQARRSSSDEAARALEEAVERVSSMAVVHEMLASSTDESVDLAAAVSTVVDMVRRGLTGADSGIRIAVDGATGLVPAQVATSLALVAAELVHNAIEHGVGPAGGGDVTVFLARDSRSVSLTVRDSGGALPDTFQVESSAHLGLAIVKTVAEDDLRGTLSFRSGAETVISVTVPIDETD; encoded by the coding sequence ATGGATACGCTGGCGCAGATGGTCGAGGAGTTGTCGGAGGACGCGCGCGTCCACGTGCGGAACGTGGCCGAGAACCTGCAGCTGGCCGCCGACCTGGGGTACGGGGATGTCGCGCTGCTCGTGCCGGGATCCGACGGCGCGCTCGTGGTGATCGCCGACGCACGGCCGATGACCGCGGGTTCGGCGATCCCAACGACACGCGTCGGCCGGGTGATCGATCGCGACGACGAGCCCGAGGCGTACGACACCCTCACGACCGGCGCCCCTTCATGCGACGTCAAGAGACGCACACGGCGGGGAATCGCGTTCTCGTCCACCGCCTATCCCGTGGGCGGTGACGGGCGTCCGTACGCCATCCTGGTCCGGCACCTCGGCCAGGCGGTCTCGGAGGCACCGGGCAAGATGGAAGTGGCGTTCATGCGCCTTGCGCAGCTGCTGCTCGAGCGATTGCAGCGCGGTCCGATCCGCGACATCGACACCGAGGAGCCGTACGCTACCACGCGCCTCGCCGGTGACGGCGTTCTCGAGATCGACGCCACGGGCGCGGTGGTGTACGCCAGCCCCAACGCCGTGAACACGATGCGCCTCGCCGGCATGGAGAGCCAGCTGGTGGGTGGTCCCGCCTCGGCGCTCCCGGGAGGGGCTCTTGCCGTGGCGCCGGTGATCGGCACCGACGGTGCGCGGGAGAAGACCGTCAACGTGCAGGGGCGTTCGTTGCGGTACCGAACGGTGGCACTGGCCGATCGGATGCTCGTGCTCGTCGAGGACGTCACCGATGCGGTGCGCCGGGAGCAGGAGTTGCACGTCAAGGAGATGGCGATCCGCGAGGTGCATCACCGGGTGAAGAACAACCTCCAGACGATCGCATCGCTGCTGCGCATCCAGGCCCGGCGGTCATCGAGCGACGAGGCGGCTCGCGCCCTCGAGGAAGCAGTGGAGCGGGTATCATCGATGGCGGTGGTTCACGAGATGCTGGCGTCGTCAACCGACGAGTCGGTGGACCTCGCGGCCGCGGTGTCCACGGTGGTGGACATGGTGCGTCGCGGCCTCACGGGTGCAGACAGCGGTATCAGGATCGCCGTGGATGGCGCCACGGGTCTCGTTCCGGCGCAGGTGGCCACGTCGCTCGCTCTGGTAGCGGCGGAGCTCGTGCACAACGCGATCGAGCACGGTGTGGGTCCGGCGGGCGGCGGGGACGTGACCGTCTTCCTCGCGCGCGACAGCCGGAGCGTCTCACTCACGGTGCGGGACAGCGGCGGCGCGCTTCCCGATACGTTCCAGGTGGAATCGTCAGCACACCTGGGGCTGGCGATCGTGAAGACAGTGGCGGAAGACGACCTTCGCGGTACGCTGTCGTTCCGGTCGGGCGCCGAGACGGTGATCTCGGTGACCGTTCCGATCGACGAGACCGACTGA
- a CDS encoding adenosine deaminase, with amino-acid sequence MTTDLRSFVLGLPKAELHLHLEGTLEPELMFDLAERNHVALPYESVEKARLAYEFSDLQSFLDLYYAGCSVLVSEQDFYDLTWAYLVRAAEENIRHVEPFFDPQTHTERGVHFGTVVTGIMRALEDGTERFGITSRLIMSFLRDLSPASAAQTLEHARRYGRRIVGVGLDSAELGHPPEDFEEVFHAARDAGYRVVAHAGEEGPPEYILGALDVLGAERIDHGVRCLEDQMLTARLAMDRVPLTVCPLSNVRLKVVPAMAEHPLRRMMDAGLLVTVNSDDPAYFGGYLVENYVAAAEALGLSLKDLADLAEASFRASFLDEPTRLARSREVREYADAHGVR; translated from the coding sequence ATGACCACAGACCTCCGATCGTTCGTCCTCGGACTCCCCAAGGCGGAGCTCCACCTCCACCTCGAGGGCACGCTCGAACCGGAGCTGATGTTCGACCTTGCCGAGCGGAACCATGTCGCTCTCCCGTACGAGAGCGTTGAGAAAGCCCGCCTGGCCTACGAGTTCAGCGACCTGCAGTCGTTCCTCGACCTCTACTACGCGGGCTGCTCGGTACTCGTGAGCGAACAGGACTTCTACGACCTCACATGGGCGTACCTCGTGAGGGCGGCCGAGGAGAACATCCGTCACGTGGAGCCGTTCTTCGACCCCCAGACGCACACGGAGCGCGGCGTGCACTTCGGGACCGTGGTCACCGGCATCATGAGGGCCCTCGAGGACGGCACGGAGCGGTTCGGCATCACCTCGCGGCTCATCATGTCGTTCCTGCGCGACCTCTCACCCGCGAGCGCGGCCCAGACGCTCGAGCACGCCAGGCGCTACGGTCGGCGTATCGTCGGCGTAGGCCTCGACTCGGCAGAACTCGGGCACCCGCCCGAGGACTTCGAGGAGGTCTTCCACGCCGCACGTGATGCGGGCTACCGGGTCGTCGCCCACGCCGGCGAGGAGGGTCCGCCTGAGTACATCCTCGGTGCGCTGGATGTCCTCGGCGCCGAGCGGATCGACCACGGCGTACGCTGCCTCGAAGACCAGATGCTGACAGCGCGCCTCGCGATGGATCGCGTGCCGCTCACCGTCTGCCCTCTCTCCAACGTGCGGCTCAAAGTGGTGCCGGCGATGGCCGAACACCCCCTCAGGCGGATGATGGACGCAGGCCTCCTGGTGACCGTGAACTCCGACGATCCGGCGTACTTCGGCGGATACCTGGTGGAGAACTACGTTGCCGCGGCTGAGGCGCTCGGCCTCTCCCTGAAGGACCTTGCCGATCTTGCCGAGGCCTCGTTCAGAGCCTCCTTCCTCGACGAGCCGACGCGACTCGCCCGGAGTCGCGAGGTGCGCGAATACGCCGACGCCCACGGGGTCCGCTAG
- a CDS encoding ATP-dependent helicase encodes MAASDAKTDTPALIESLLRDLNDAQRAAVTHADGPLLIVAGAGTGKTATLAHRVAYLIARGTPPGRILLLTFTRRAADEMIRRTEALLRRASNAGELPDTRAGSTVWGGTFHSVAARLLRMYGESVGLPPGFTILDRSDSEDLMHAVRTELDLGSRTRRFPQKGTCLDIYSRCVNAAEPLGHVLETRFPWCKSEADDLKRLFAGYVDRKEASRVLDYDDLLVFWRGMLADDALGRLIRDRFDAVLVDEYQDTNAVQADIVESLRPGGQGLTVVGDDAQAIYGFRAATVRNILDFPARFPATTVLTLERNYRSSAPVLDATNAIIAEATERYDKSLWTERQGGARPALVTCRDEREQTSYVIDRILGHREEGTDLKRQAVLFRAAHHSMDLEMELQERNVPFVKYGGLKFVEMAHVKDLVAFLRLAENPHDSVAALRVLGLLPGIGPRTASLLAGEFSQADGDCEAWVGRNVPEATRPLWPDFVSLMRTLLSASPGDVASQIHACRAFYAPLCEQRYDAAPARLADLEQLEMLGSRFSDRSRFLTESVLDAPQWTGDFAGPPLLDEDYLVLSTMHSAKGLEFDVVYVIHAADGNIPSDMATGSVEEIEEERRLFYVACTRARDALYVTHPLRYYRAGRGRSDAYGYAQRTRFIPDRLRPLFAERQASPHAEAPVDEGAVAVTTAEIRASMRSMWE; translated from the coding sequence ATGGCCGCATCAGATGCGAAGACAGACACGCCCGCCCTGATCGAGAGCCTGCTGCGTGACCTCAACGACGCACAGCGCGCCGCGGTCACGCACGCCGACGGCCCCCTGCTCATCGTGGCCGGGGCCGGCACCGGTAAGACCGCCACACTCGCCCACCGCGTGGCATACCTCATAGCCAGGGGCACACCACCGGGGCGCATCCTGCTCCTCACGTTCACACGACGTGCCGCCGACGAGATGATCCGGCGCACCGAGGCGTTGCTGCGCCGGGCGTCCAACGCCGGGGAGCTGCCCGACACCCGTGCCGGCAGCACGGTCTGGGGAGGGACGTTCCACTCGGTCGCGGCTCGGCTGCTGCGCATGTATGGGGAATCCGTCGGGCTTCCCCCGGGATTCACCATCCTCGACCGGTCCGACTCGGAAGACCTCATGCACGCGGTGCGCACGGAACTCGACCTCGGCTCGAGAACGCGGCGGTTCCCCCAGAAGGGGACGTGCCTCGACATCTACTCCCGCTGCGTGAACGCCGCGGAGCCGCTCGGCCACGTGCTCGAGACGCGTTTCCCGTGGTGCAAGAGCGAGGCCGATGACCTCAAGCGTCTCTTCGCGGGATACGTCGACCGCAAGGAAGCGTCGCGCGTGTTGGACTACGACGATCTCCTGGTGTTCTGGCGGGGCATGCTTGCAGACGACGCACTCGGCCGGCTCATCCGCGACCGTTTCGACGCGGTGCTGGTGGACGAGTACCAGGACACCAACGCCGTACAGGCCGACATCGTCGAGTCGCTCCGGCCCGGCGGCCAGGGGCTCACCGTCGTGGGTGACGACGCGCAGGCCATCTACGGGTTCAGGGCGGCAACGGTGCGCAACATCCTCGACTTCCCCGCCCGGTTCCCGGCGACCACCGTGCTCACACTGGAGCGCAACTACCGCAGTTCGGCACCGGTGCTGGATGCGACGAACGCCATCATCGCCGAGGCGACCGAGCGCTACGACAAGTCGCTGTGGACCGAACGACAGGGCGGCGCCCGTCCCGCGCTCGTGACCTGTCGCGACGAGAGAGAGCAGACGTCGTATGTGATCGACCGCATCCTCGGCCATCGCGAGGAGGGAACGGACCTCAAACGCCAGGCGGTGCTCTTCCGTGCGGCGCATCACTCGATGGACCTCGAGATGGAGCTCCAGGAGCGCAACGTGCCGTTCGTGAAGTACGGCGGACTCAAGTTCGTCGAGATGGCGCATGTGAAGGATCTTGTGGCGTTCCTCCGCCTGGCCGAGAATCCCCACGACTCTGTGGCGGCCCTGCGGGTACTGGGCCTGCTGCCCGGCATAGGCCCGCGCACCGCATCGCTCCTCGCCGGGGAGTTCTCACAGGCCGACGGTGATTGCGAAGCGTGGGTGGGCAGGAACGTGCCGGAGGCCACGCGCCCGCTGTGGCCGGACTTCGTCTCCCTGATGCGCACCCTCCTGAGCGCCTCCCCCGGCGATGTCGCGTCGCAGATCCACGCATGCCGCGCGTTCTACGCTCCGCTCTGCGAGCAGCGCTACGACGCCGCACCCGCGCGGCTCGCCGACCTTGAGCAACTCGAGATGCTGGGCTCACGCTTCTCCGACCGGTCACGGTTCCTCACCGAGTCGGTGCTCGACGCCCCGCAGTGGACGGGTGATTTCGCCGGACCGCCCCTGCTCGACGAGGACTACCTCGTGCTTTCCACGATGCATTCGGCCAAGGGGCTCGAGTTCGATGTGGTCTACGTGATCCATGCCGCAGACGGCAACATCCCGTCGGACATGGCGACAGGATCGGTGGAGGAGATCGAGGAGGAACGTCGCCTGTTCTACGTGGCCTGCACGAGGGCCCGCGACGCCCTCTACGTGACGCACCCGCTCCGCTACTACCGGGCCGGTCGCGGACGCTCCGACGCCTACGGCTACGCCCAACGCACGCGGTTCATCCCCGACCGGCTTCGCCCCCTCTTCGCTGAGCGACAGGCGTCACCGCATGCGGAGGCTCCGGTAGATGAAGGCGCCGTTGCGGTGACCACCGCGGAGATCCGCGCGAGCATGCGATCCATGTGGGAGTGA
- a CDS encoding class II aldolase/adducin family protein, translated as MIDRETIRLFRDIGRDVFVAGLTSSHGGNMSVRDGGRIVITRRGSMLGRLGDDDLVEVGMEPGPADERCSRELVVHRAIYAATDASAIVHAHPVHTIARSFASDAITPADSEGLYVLGDVPVVSSEVTIASPEAATVLAEALREAPVAVLRTHGPFARGASLEEAFMYVSALEASAQILDLLGR; from the coding sequence GTGATCGATCGCGAGACGATCCGGCTCTTCCGCGACATCGGACGGGATGTGTTCGTAGCGGGGCTCACGTCGAGCCACGGGGGTAACATGAGCGTTCGCGATGGCGGGCGCATCGTGATCACCCGGCGCGGGTCGATGCTCGGGCGGCTCGGCGATGACGACCTGGTCGAAGTGGGTATGGAGCCCGGTCCCGCCGATGAGCGGTGCAGCCGCGAGCTGGTGGTCCACCGGGCGATCTACGCCGCCACCGATGCCAGCGCGATCGTGCATGCGCATCCCGTGCACACGATCGCACGCAGCTTCGCCTCCGACGCCATCACGCCCGCCGACTCGGAGGGCCTCTATGTGCTCGGCGACGTGCCGGTGGTGTCTTCGGAAGTGACCATCGCGTCTCCAGAGGCGGCGACCGTGCTTGCCGAGGCGCTCCGCGAGGCTCCGGTGGCCGTGCTGCGTACCCACGGGCCGTTCGCGCGCGGCGCATCCCTTGAGGAGGCGTTCATGTACGTGAGCGCACTCGAGGCGAGCGCACAGATCCTCGACCTGCTCGGACGATAG